A single genomic interval of Streptomyces sp. BA2 harbors:
- a CDS encoding molybdopterin molybdotransferase MoeA, translated as MSGQPAPDAELDEALALVNDDHGRRTGRRPDAEPVGGDLRSAPDASDASGDAGDAGHGTAPRPSRAPVPTPTASAATPGKQGATPQNGGDSGGPENQAPGSRPERRDITPWPAARTTARSAPRPAPSTSVPAAVPLGQALGLVLAAPLVALTDLPSFDTSAMDGWVVAGPGPWEVQADGILAGHGRPEPLSDGEAVRIATGARVPQEATAVIRSEHGLTDDKGRLHPRRDVTHGQDIRPRGQECRSGDQLLPPGSLVTPAVLGLAAAAGYDELSVVPRPSAEVLILGDELLTEGLPHEGLIRDALGPMLPPWLRSLGADVIAVRRLGDDAEALHQALTTSAADLIVTTGGTASGPVDHVHPILRRIGAELLVDGVAVRPGHPMLLARIRPDQHLVGLPGNPLAAVSGLLTLAEPLLRTLSGRPAPSAYTAVLREDVHGHPHDTRLVPVTLRDDHAVPLRYNGPAMLRGIAVADGLAVVPPGGGRRGQELEVLDLPWALSETGTETGTGAGAGAGMAAGTAGECFT; from the coding sequence GACGAGGCTCTCGCCCTGGTGAACGACGATCATGGCCGCAGGACCGGCAGGCGCCCCGACGCCGAGCCCGTCGGCGGCGACCTTCGGAGCGCGCCGGACGCCTCGGACGCCTCAGGCGACGCGGGCGACGCGGGGCACGGCACCGCCCCCCGGCCCTCGCGCGCGCCCGTCCCCACGCCCACCGCATCCGCCGCGACCCCCGGCAAGCAAGGGGCGACACCGCAGAACGGCGGCGACTCCGGTGGCCCCGAGAACCAAGCCCCCGGCAGCCGGCCCGAGCGCCGCGACATCACCCCCTGGCCCGCCGCCCGCACCACCGCCCGCAGTGCCCCGCGGCCCGCGCCTTCCACCTCCGTGCCCGCCGCCGTCCCTCTGGGGCAAGCGCTCGGTCTCGTGCTCGCCGCGCCCCTCGTCGCACTCACCGACCTGCCCTCCTTCGACACCTCGGCGATGGACGGCTGGGTCGTCGCAGGCCCCGGCCCCTGGGAAGTTCAGGCCGACGGGATCCTCGCCGGGCACGGGCGGCCGGAGCCGCTCTCCGACGGGGAAGCCGTGCGCATCGCGACTGGGGCGCGGGTCCCCCAGGAGGCCACCGCCGTCATCCGCAGCGAGCACGGCCTCACCGACGACAAGGGGCGGCTGCACCCCCGTCGAGACGTCACACACGGGCAGGACATCCGGCCGCGCGGCCAGGAGTGCCGCTCCGGTGACCAACTCCTGCCGCCCGGCTCCCTGGTGACCCCGGCGGTGCTGGGTCTCGCGGCAGCCGCCGGGTACGACGAACTGTCCGTGGTCCCCCGGCCCAGTGCCGAAGTGCTGATCCTGGGCGATGAGTTGCTGACCGAGGGGCTCCCCCACGAGGGCCTCATCCGTGACGCGCTCGGGCCCATGCTGCCGCCCTGGCTGCGGTCGCTCGGCGCGGACGTCATCGCCGTACGCAGGCTCGGTGACGATGCCGAGGCGCTCCACCAGGCCCTCACCACCTCCGCCGCAGACCTCATCGTCACCACCGGCGGCACCGCGTCAGGACCGGTCGACCACGTCCACCCCATCCTGCGCCGCATCGGCGCCGAGCTCCTCGTGGACGGCGTCGCGGTGCGCCCCGGGCACCCCATGCTGCTCGCCCGCATCCGCCCCGACCAGCACCTCGTCGGCCTGCCCGGCAATCCGCTGGCCGCGGTCTCCGGCCTGCTGACCCTGGCCGAACCCCTGCTGCGTACGCTCTCGGGGCGCCCCGCCCCGTCGGCGTACACCGCTGTTCTGCGCGAGGACGTGCACGGGCACCCGCACGACACCCGTCTCGTCCCCGTGACTCTTCGCGACGACCACGCCGTGCCCCTGCGCTACAACGGTCCGGCGATGCTGCGCGGGATCGCCGTGGCCGACGGGCTCGCGGTCGTCCCGCCGGGCGGCGGGCGACGGGGCCAGGAGCTGGAGGTCCTCGACCTCCCCTGGGCCTTGTCGGAAACCGGCACGGAAACCGGCACGGGAGCCGGCGCGGGAGCCGGAATGGCGGCGGGCACGGCCGGGGAGTGTTTCACGTGA
- a CDS encoding potassium channel family protein, with product MFHVKLPGHDAIARNPDEHLVTHRIKLPRQIVERPLRQVAKRLLMALAVLALTTFIVWIDRDGYHDNSDEALDFLDAAYYSTVTLSTTGYGDIVPYSDSARLCNILLITPLRVLFLIILVGTTLEVLTERTREEWRLNRWRSNLREHTVVVGFGTKGRSAIQTVCATGLKPEQIVVVDPSAKVVEAATAEGYAGVIGDATRSDVLLRAEVQRARQIIIATQRDDTAVLVTLTARQMNRGAKIVAAVREEENAPLLRQSGADAVITSASAAGRLLGLSVLSPSAGMVMEDLIQQGSGLDLVERPVIKAEVGLGVRETDDLVVSVVRGHRVLGYDDPAVGKLQLMDRLITIVRATTTSPMAPDAKSNPPRGGLRT from the coding sequence GTGTTTCACGTGAAACTTCCCGGCCACGACGCCATCGCCCGCAACCCCGACGAACACCTCGTCACCCACCGGATCAAACTGCCGCGCCAAATCGTCGAGCGGCCCCTGCGGCAGGTCGCCAAGCGACTCCTCATGGCGCTCGCGGTGCTCGCCCTGACGACCTTCATCGTCTGGATCGACCGCGACGGCTATCACGACAACTCGGACGAGGCGCTCGACTTCCTCGACGCCGCCTACTACTCCACCGTCACGCTCTCGACCACCGGTTACGGCGACATCGTCCCGTACAGCGACAGTGCGCGGCTCTGCAACATTCTCCTGATCACGCCGCTGCGCGTGCTCTTCCTGATCATCCTGGTCGGCACCACTCTCGAAGTGCTCACGGAACGTACGCGCGAGGAATGGCGTCTGAACCGCTGGAGGTCCAACTTGCGTGAACACACCGTCGTCGTCGGCTTCGGCACCAAGGGTCGCTCGGCGATCCAGACCGTCTGCGCCACCGGTCTGAAGCCCGAGCAGATCGTGGTGGTCGACCCGAGCGCGAAGGTCGTCGAGGCTGCCACCGCGGAGGGGTACGCGGGCGTCATCGGTGACGCGACGCGCAGCGATGTGCTCCTCCGTGCCGAGGTTCAGCGCGCCCGGCAGATCATCATCGCGACCCAGCGCGACGACACCGCCGTCCTGGTCACGCTGACCGCCCGGCAGATGAACCGCGGGGCGAAGATCGTGGCCGCGGTGCGCGAGGAGGAGAACGCGCCGCTGCTGCGCCAGTCCGGGGCGGACGCGGTGATCACCAGCGCCAGCGCGGCGGGACGGCTGCTCGGCCTCTCCGTGCTCAGCCCCAGCGCGGGCATGGTCATGGAGGACCTGATCCAGCAGGGCAGCGGGCTCGATCTCGTCGAGCGGCCGGTGATAAAGGCCGAGGTGGGTCTCGGGGTTCGCGAGACGGACGACCTGGTCGTCAGTGTCGTACGAGGACATCGGGTGCTCGGGTACGACGATCCTGCCGTCGGGAAGCTGCAGTTGATGGACCGTCTGATCACCATCGTGCGGGCGACGACGACCTCACCGATGGCGCCGGACGCCAAGTCGAATCCGCCGCGCGGAGGTCTGCGCACATAG
- a CDS encoding protein kinase domain-containing protein, with the protein MAQTQRAQGPSDPEASGGGMSDAPELWGNGGLVGDGRYRLTRRLGRGGMAEVFAAEDVRLGRTVAVKLLRSDLAEDPVSKARFTREAQSVAGLNHHAVVAVYDSGEDVVGPSVVPYIVMEIVEGRTIRELLLNAEAPGPEQALIIVSGVLEALAYSHQHGIVHRDIKPANVIITNTGAVKVMDFGIARALHGAQSTMTQTGMVMGTPQYLSPEQALGKAVDHRSDLYATGCLLYELLALRPPFTGETPLSVVYQHVQDIPVPPSETSDVAPPELDGLVMRSLAKDPDDRFQTAEEMRGLVQYGLQMLHEQGSHTGTWNTGPVDIAGMHEGGNTPAMGVAGTTAMQHPGDSGTAQIPGAMLRPPGGDDGGFEGGHRDGNGRGGRGKMWIFAVLAVIAIAVGVAYALTAGDGKQKEKESPTKAPTKQSETKKPSKSPEEDTSEDETLPGDGSGGQGSYSPEQPNTTGPTAPTTPTPSEPTDDPTEPTGEPTEPTDDPTTPTDDPTPTDGGDESPVTGGTEGEANGGAEG; encoded by the coding sequence ATGGCACAGACGCAGCGCGCTCAGGGCCCGTCCGACCCCGAGGCGAGTGGCGGCGGTATGTCAGACGCGCCGGAGTTGTGGGGTAACGGCGGTCTTGTAGGGGATGGCCGGTATCGGCTCACCCGCAGACTCGGCCGAGGCGGCATGGCGGAGGTGTTCGCGGCCGAGGACGTACGTCTCGGTCGTACGGTCGCCGTCAAACTGCTCCGCTCCGACCTCGCTGAGGACCCGGTGTCCAAGGCCCGCTTCACACGCGAGGCCCAGTCGGTGGCGGGGCTCAACCACCACGCGGTGGTGGCGGTCTACGACTCCGGCGAGGACGTCGTAGGGCCGAGCGTCGTCCCCTACATCGTCATGGAGATCGTCGAGGGCCGGACGATCCGTGAGCTGCTCCTGAACGCGGAGGCGCCGGGCCCCGAGCAGGCCCTGATCATCGTCTCCGGAGTGCTCGAGGCGCTCGCGTACTCGCACCAGCACGGCATCGTGCACCGCGACATCAAGCCCGCGAACGTGATCATCACCAACACCGGCGCGGTCAAGGTGATGGACTTCGGCATCGCCCGTGCGCTGCACGGCGCCCAGTCGACGATGACCCAGACCGGCATGGTCATGGGCACGCCCCAGTACCTCTCCCCCGAGCAGGCGCTCGGCAAGGCCGTCGACCACCGTTCCGACCTGTACGCGACCGGTTGTCTGCTCTACGAACTCCTCGCCCTACGGCCCCCGTTCACCGGTGAGACGCCGCTCTCCGTCGTCTACCAGCACGTCCAGGACATCCCGGTCCCGCCGTCCGAGACCTCGGACGTGGCGCCGCCGGAGCTGGACGGCCTGGTGATGCGCTCGCTCGCCAAGGACCCGGACGACCGGTTCCAGACCGCCGAGGAGATGCGCGGTCTCGTCCAGTACGGGCTGCAGATGCTGCACGAGCAGGGCAGCCACACCGGGACCTGGAACACCGGGCCCGTCGACATCGCGGGCATGCACGAGGGCGGCAACACCCCGGCGATGGGCGTCGCGGGCACCACCGCGATGCAGCACCCGGGCGACTCCGGCACCGCGCAGATCCCCGGCGCCATGCTGCGTCCTCCGGGCGGCGACGACGGTGGCTTCGAGGGCGGTCACCGCGACGGGAACGGCCGGGGCGGCCGGGGCAAGATGTGGATCTTCGCCGTGCTCGCGGTCATCGCGATCGCCGTGGGTGTCGCGTACGCGCTGACGGCGGGCGACGGCAAGCAGAAGGAAAAGGAAAGCCCGACGAAGGCGCCGACGAAGCAGTCGGAGACGAAGAAGCCGAGCAAGAGTCCCGAGGAGGACACCTCCGAGGACGAGACGCTGCCCGGCGACGGCTCGGGCGGTCAGGGCAGCTACTCGCCGGAGCAGCCGAACACGACCGGCCCGACCGCGCCCACGACGCCGACCCCGAGCGAGCCGACGGACGACCCGACGGAGCCGACGGGCGAGCCCACCGAGCCGACGGACGACCCGACTACGCCGACCGACGACCCCACCCCCACCGATGGTGGTGACGAATCGCCGGTTACCGGCGGCACGGAGGGCGAGGCCAACGGCGGCGCCGAAGGCTGA
- a CDS encoding bacterial proteasome activator family protein, with translation MEMPRNERSPESPQVLVVGQDGMALGGGGDDESREVPVTDMVEQPAKVMRIGSMIKQLLEEVRAAPLDEASRVRLKEIHASSVKELEDGLAPELVEELERLSLPFTDDGVPSDAELRIAQAQLVGWLEGLFHGIQTALFAQQMAARAQLESMRRALPPGVGGGEEEGDGGIAGRTGGPYL, from the coding sequence ATGGAGATGCCGAGGAACGAAAGGTCGCCCGAGAGCCCCCAGGTCCTGGTCGTGGGCCAGGACGGAATGGCACTCGGCGGCGGCGGAGACGACGAATCCCGCGAGGTCCCGGTGACGGACATGGTCGAGCAGCCGGCGAAGGTCATGCGCATCGGCAGCATGATCAAGCAGTTGCTCGAGGAGGTGCGGGCGGCACCTCTCGACGAGGCGAGCCGGGTGCGGCTCAAGGAGATCCACGCCAGTTCGGTCAAGGAGCTCGAGGACGGTCTCGCCCCCGAGCTCGTAGAGGAACTGGAGCGCCTCTCCCTCCCCTTCACCGACGACGGAGTACCCAGCGACGCCGAACTGCGCATCGCGCAGGCCCAGCTGGTGGGCTGGCTCGAAGGGCTCTTCCACGGGATCCAGACGGCCCTCTTCGCGCAGCAGATGGCGGCGCGGGCGCAGCTCGAATCGATGCGGCGCGCGTTGCCGCCCGGTGTGGGCGGCGGCGAGGAGGAAGGGGACGGCGGCATCGCGGGACGGACCGGAGGGCCTTACCTCTAG
- a CDS encoding pyridoxamine 5'-phosphate oxidase family protein — translation MPSGDQLQDERLAFELLGRTDYGRVATSMRALPFLAAARHVVVDGRILLRMHKGYGYHEACIGSVVAYGADNLSAETARTGQWTVQFVGLCEAIEPTTAELELFGPGPHYVDGELYDPVYMRIEPQLATVHTLYGGRQRQLQRTF, via the coding sequence ATGCCCTCCGGAGATCAGCTACAGGACGAACGGCTCGCCTTCGAACTGCTCGGCCGCACCGACTACGGCCGGGTCGCGACCAGCATGCGCGCGCTGCCCTTCCTCGCCGCGGCCCGCCACGTCGTAGTGGACGGGAGGATCCTGCTGCGGATGCACAAGGGATACGGCTACCACGAGGCCTGCATCGGCAGTGTCGTCGCCTACGGGGCGGACAACCTCAGCGCCGAGACCGCGCGCACGGGCCAGTGGACCGTGCAGTTCGTCGGCCTGTGCGAGGCCATCGAGCCGACCACCGCCGAACTGGAACTCTTCGGCCCGGGCCCGCACTACGTGGACGGCGAGCTCTACGACCCGGTCTACATGCGCATAGAGCCGCAGCTGGCCACGGTGCACACCCTCTACGGCGGCCGGCAGCGACAGCTTCAGCGCACCTTCTAG
- the pdhA gene encoding pyruvate dehydrogenase (acetyl-transferring) E1 component subunit alpha, producing MTVESTAARTPRRSSTSGGKRASAKKAAPKKSTEPQLVQLLTPEGKRVKHAENAVYDSYVADITADDLRALYRDMVLTRRFDAEATSLQRQGELGLWASLLGQEAAQIGSGRATREDDYVFPTYREHGVAWCRGVDPTNLLGMFRGVNHGGWDPNTNNFHLYTIVIGSQTLHATGYAMGVAKDGADSAVIAYFGDGASSQGDVAEAFTFSAVYNAPVVFFCQNNQWAISEPTEKQTRVPLYQRAQGYGFPGVRVDGNDVLAVLAVTKWALERARTGEGPALIEAFTYRMGAHTTSDDPTKYRNDDEREAWEAKDPILRLRTYLESEGHADEGFFAELDAESEALGKRVREVVRAMPDPDLMAIFENAYADGHALVDEERAQFEAYQASFAEEGGK from the coding sequence GTGACCGTGGAGAGCACCGCCGCGCGCACACCGCGCCGCAGCAGTACCAGCGGCGGGAAGCGCGCAAGCGCCAAGAAGGCCGCGCCGAAGAAAAGCACGGAACCCCAGCTTGTCCAGCTGCTGACCCCCGAGGGCAAGCGGGTCAAGCACGCAGAGAACGCCGTGTACGACTCGTACGTCGCGGACATCACCGCCGACGACCTGCGCGCCCTGTACCGCGACATGGTCCTCACCCGCCGCTTCGACGCCGAGGCCACCTCCCTGCAGCGCCAGGGCGAGCTGGGCCTGTGGGCCTCGCTGCTCGGCCAGGAGGCCGCCCAGATCGGCTCGGGCCGTGCCACGCGCGAGGACGACTACGTCTTCCCGACCTACCGCGAGCACGGCGTCGCCTGGTGCCGCGGGGTCGACCCGACCAATCTGCTCGGCATGTTCCGCGGTGTGAACCACGGTGGCTGGGACCCGAACACCAACAACTTCCACCTGTACACGATCGTCATCGGCTCGCAGACCCTGCACGCCACCGGCTACGCGATGGGCGTGGCCAAGGACGGCGCGGACTCGGCCGTGATCGCGTACTTCGGTGACGGTGCCTCAAGCCAGGGCGACGTCGCCGAGGCCTTCACCTTCTCCGCGGTCTACAACGCTCCCGTCGTGTTCTTCTGCCAGAACAACCAGTGGGCGATCTCCGAGCCCACCGAGAAGCAGACCCGCGTGCCGCTCTACCAGCGCGCGCAGGGATACGGCTTCCCCGGTGTGCGGGTCGACGGCAACGACGTGCTCGCCGTGCTCGCCGTCACCAAGTGGGCCCTGGAGCGGGCGCGTACGGGCGAGGGCCCGGCGCTCATCGAGGCGTTCACCTACCGCATGGGCGCGCACACCACGTCCGACGACCCGACCAAGTACCGCAACGACGACGAGCGCGAGGCCTGGGAGGCCAAGGACCCGATCCTGCGCCTGCGGACCTATCTCGAGTCCGAAGGTCACGCGGATGAGGGATTTTTCGCGGAACTCGACGCGGAGAGCGAAGCGTTGGGAAAGCGAGTGCGAGAGGTGGTGCGGGCGATGCCGGATCCGGATCTGATGGCGATCTTCGAGAACGCGTATGCGGACGGGCATGCGCTGGTCGACGAGGAGCGCGCGCAGTTCGAGGCGTACCAGGCGTCCTTCGCTGAAGAAGGCGGTAAGTGA
- a CDS encoding alpha-ketoacid dehydrogenase subunit beta yields MGVQKLPLAKAINESLRKALDTDPKVLIMGEDVGKLGGVFRVTDGLQKDFGEDRVIDTPLAESGIVGTAIGLALRGYRPVVEIQFDGFVFPAYDQIVTQLAKMHARALGKIKMPVVIRIPYGGGIGAVEHHSESPEALFAHVAGLKVVSPSNSSDAYWMMQQAIQSDDPVIFFEPKRRYWDKSEVDTDAIPAPLHKARVAREGTDLTLAAYGPMVKVCLEAAAAAAEEGKSLEVVDLRSMSPMDFDAVQASVEKTRRLVVVHEAPVFLGTGAEIAARITERCFYHLEAPVLRVGGFHAPYPPARLEEEYLPGLDRVLDTVDRSLAY; encoded by the coding sequence ATGGGCGTTCAGAAACTTCCCCTTGCCAAAGCAATCAACGAATCGCTGCGCAAGGCGCTCGACACCGACCCCAAGGTCCTCATCATGGGCGAGGACGTCGGCAAGCTCGGCGGCGTCTTCCGGGTGACGGACGGGCTGCAGAAGGACTTCGGCGAGGACCGTGTCATCGACACCCCGCTGGCCGAGTCCGGCATCGTCGGCACGGCCATCGGCTTGGCCCTGCGGGGCTACCGCCCGGTGGTGGAGATCCAGTTCGACGGCTTCGTCTTCCCCGCGTACGACCAGATCGTCACGCAGCTCGCGAAGATGCACGCCCGCGCGCTCGGCAAGATCAAGATGCCGGTCGTCATCCGCATTCCGTACGGCGGCGGCATCGGCGCCGTCGAGCACCACAGCGAGTCCCCCGAGGCGCTGTTCGCGCACGTGGCGGGTCTCAAGGTCGTCTCGCCGTCGAACTCCTCCGATGCCTACTGGATGATGCAGCAGGCCATCCAGAGCGACGACCCGGTGATCTTCTTCGAGCCGAAGCGGCGTTACTGGGACAAGAGCGAGGTCGACACGGACGCCATCCCGGCGCCGCTGCACAAGGCCCGGGTCGCCCGCGAGGGCACGGACCTGACGCTCGCCGCGTACGGCCCCATGGTGAAGGTCTGTCTGGAGGCCGCGGCGGCCGCCGCCGAAGAGGGCAAGTCCCTTGAGGTCGTGGACCTGCGCTCCATGTCGCCGATGGACTTCGACGCCGTGCAGGCCTCGGTCGAGAAGACGCGGCGGCTCGTCGTGGTCCACGAGGCACCGGTCTTCCTGGGCACGGGCGCGGAGATCGCGGCGCGCATCACCGAGCGCTGCTTCTACCACCTCGAAGCTCCCGTGCTGCGGGTCGGCGGCTTCCACGCGCCGTATCCGCCGGCGCGGTTGGAAGAGGAGTACCTGCCGGGCCTCGACCGGGTGCTCGACACTGTCGACCGCTCGCTGGCGTACTGA
- a CDS encoding protein kinase domain-containing protein: protein MSSQDGAQGRYAGRSLAGGRYQLRDLLGEGGMASVHLAYDSVLDRQVAIKTLHSELGREQSFRERFRREAQSVAKLTHTNIVSVFDTGEDELDGATMPYIVMEYVEGKPLGSVLDASVTQFGAMPTDQALKITADVLAALEISHEMGLVHRDIKPGNVMMTKRNVVKVMDFGIARAMQSGVTSMTQTGMVVGTPQYLSPEQALGRGVDARSDLYSVGIMLFQLTTGRLPFEADSPLAIAYAHVQEEPVAPSSINRSLPPAVDAIVARALKKNPNERFPTAEAMRDECLRVAQSFQASAPSIVPGAQTASGAGVGAAVFPPVDSSMPQSGNVQTPYQPGPYGPPTPAPGPVTPGYGYPQQSGYQTPAPTNAYAPQASQTPPPYTLSPQPSQTSVQSGGSGSGGGGKRNMPVVVGSIVVALLAIGGVIAAVSLSGGDDDKGGKEEKESNAPVAGHRGPDRSKTIETEECTEPDTAYNDEDKIKVPDFTFRDWRSVQKCLQAAGWQFDKRTVDENTYGEDTVMMQSPKEGSDVDPDDVDIEFTISTGNPA, encoded by the coding sequence ATGAGCAGCCAGGACGGCGCACAGGGACGGTACGCGGGGCGCTCGCTGGCCGGTGGCCGGTACCAGCTGCGCGATCTTCTCGGTGAGGGCGGCATGGCCTCCGTTCACCTGGCGTACGACTCCGTACTCGACCGTCAAGTCGCTATCAAGACGCTTCACAGCGAGCTCGGCCGCGAGCAGTCCTTCCGCGAGCGCTTCCGCCGCGAGGCCCAGTCGGTGGCCAAGCTCACGCACACGAACATCGTCTCGGTCTTCGACACGGGCGAGGACGAACTCGACGGCGCGACGATGCCGTACATCGTCATGGAGTACGTCGAGGGCAAGCCGCTCGGCTCCGTGCTCGACGCGTCCGTCACCCAGTTCGGCGCGATGCCGACCGACCAGGCGCTGAAGATCACCGCCGATGTGCTCGCCGCTCTCGAGATCAGCCACGAGATGGGCCTGGTCCACCGCGACATCAAGCCCGGCAACGTGATGATGACGAAGCGCAACGTCGTCAAGGTCATGGACTTCGGCATCGCCCGCGCCATGCAGTCCGGCGTCACCTCCATGACGCAGACCGGCATGGTCGTCGGCACCCCCCAGTACCTCTCCCCGGAGCAGGCGCTCGGCCGCGGCGTGGACGCCCGGTCCGACCTCTACTCCGTCGGCATCATGCTGTTCCAGCTGACCACCGGCCGACTGCCCTTCGAGGCGGACTCGCCGCTGGCCATCGCGTACGCGCACGTCCAGGAGGAGCCGGTCGCTCCGTCCTCGATCAACCGCTCGCTGCCGCCCGCCGTCGACGCGATCGTCGCCCGCGCGCTGAAGAAGAACCCGAACGAGCGCTTCCCGACCGCCGAGGCGATGCGCGACGAGTGCCTGCGCGTCGCCCAGTCCTTCCAGGCGTCCGCGCCGAGCATCGTGCCGGGCGCTCAGACCGCGAGCGGCGCGGGCGTCGGCGCCGCTGTCTTCCCGCCGGTCGACTCCTCCATGCCGCAGAGCGGCAACGTCCAGACGCCGTACCAGCCGGGTCCTTACGGTCCGCCCACGCCGGCCCCCGGCCCCGTGACCCCGGGCTACGGCTACCCGCAGCAGAGCGGCTACCAGACCCCCGCGCCCACGAACGCGTACGCCCCCCAGGCCTCGCAGACCCCGCCCCCTTACACGCTCTCGCCGCAGCCCTCGCAGACGTCTGTGCAGAGCGGCGGATCGGGCTCGGGCGGCGGCGGCAAGCGGAACATGCCGGTGGTCGTCGGCTCGATCGTCGTCGCGCTGCTCGCCATCGGCGGTGTGATCGCGGCGGTGTCGCTGAGCGGCGGGGACGACGACAAGGGCGGCAAGGAAGAGAAGGAGTCGAACGCGCCCGTGGCGGGGCACCGGGGCCCGGACCGGTCGAAGACGATCGAGACCGAAGAGTGCACCGAGCCCGACACGGCGTACAACGACGAGGACAAGATCAAGGTCCCTGACTTCACGTTCAGGGACTGGCGCTCCGTGCAGAAGTGCCTGCAGGCGGCGGGCTGGCAGTTCGACAAGCGCACGGTGGACGAGAACACCTACGGGGAGGACACCGTCATGATGCAGTCCCCCAAGGAAGGCTCCGACGTCGACCCGGACGACGTGGACATCGAGTTCACCATCTCCACGGGCAACCCGGCCTGA
- a CDS encoding response regulator, whose product MREDGKITVFLLDDHEVVRRGVHELLSVESDIEVVGEAGTAADALVRIPATRPDVAVLDVRLPDGSGVEVCREIRSQNEDIKCLMLTSFADDEALFDAIMAGASGYVLKAIRGNELLSAVRDVAAGKSLLDPVATARVLERLRDGNTPKGDDRLSNLTDQERKILDLIGEGLTNRVIGERLHLAEKTIKNYVSSLLSKLGMERRSQAAAYVARMQAEQQH is encoded by the coding sequence GTGCGCGAAGACGGAAAAATTACGGTATTTCTCCTCGACGACCATGAAGTGGTGCGGCGAGGAGTCCATGAGCTGCTCTCCGTGGAGTCCGACATCGAGGTCGTCGGAGAGGCCGGAACAGCGGCGGACGCCCTGGTCAGGATCCCGGCGACACGGCCTGACGTGGCCGTTCTCGACGTGCGTCTTCCGGACGGCAGCGGCGTGGAGGTCTGCCGCGAGATCCGTTCGCAGAACGAGGACATCAAATGCCTGATGCTCACCTCGTTCGCGGACGACGAGGCGCTCTTCGACGCGATCATGGCGGGCGCTTCCGGCTATGTCCTGAAGGCCATTCGCGGCAATGAACTGCTCTCCGCCGTACGTGATGTGGCAGCGGGAAAATCCCTGCTCGACCCGGTCGCCACGGCCCGCGTCCTTGAGCGTCTGCGCGACGGGAACACCCCCAAGGGCGACGACCGTCTGTCGAACCTCACGGACCAGGAGCGGAAGATCCTCGACCTGATCGGCGAGGGCCTGACCAACCGGGTGATCGGCGAACGGCTGCACCTCGCCGAGAAGACGATCAAGAATTACGTGTCCAGCCTGCTCTCCAAGCTCGGCATGGAACGCCGCTCCCAGGCGGCCGCGTACGTGGCCCGCATGCAGGCGGAACAGCAGCACTGA
- a CDS encoding NAD(P)H-quinone oxidoreductase — protein MHAITIPEAGGPEALVWAEVPDPVPGEGEVLVDVVASAVNRADLLQRQGFYNPPPGSSPYPGLECAGRVTDIGPGVSGWKIGDEVCALLAGGGYAEQVVVPAGQLLPVPDGVDLVTAAALPEVTSTVWSNVFMISHLRPGETFLVHGGSSGIGTMAIQLAKAVGARVAVTAGTKEKLDFCGELGADILINYREQDFVEEIKKATDGAGADVILDNMGAKYLDRNVQSLAANGRLAIIGMQGGVKGELNIATLLGKRAAVTATSLRGRPAEEKASIVAAVREHVWPLIATGHVRPIVDQTVPMSDAAAAHRVLEESNHIGKVLLVR, from the coding sequence ATGCATGCGATCACGATCCCCGAAGCCGGTGGACCCGAAGCGCTCGTATGGGCCGAGGTCCCCGATCCCGTACCCGGCGAGGGTGAGGTGCTGGTCGACGTCGTGGCCAGTGCCGTGAACCGCGCCGACCTGCTCCAGCGCCAGGGCTTCTACAACCCGCCACCCGGATCGTCGCCCTATCCGGGGCTCGAATGCGCGGGCCGCGTCACCGACATCGGCCCCGGCGTCTCCGGCTGGAAGATCGGCGACGAGGTGTGCGCGCTGCTCGCCGGCGGCGGCTACGCCGAGCAGGTCGTCGTCCCCGCCGGCCAGTTGCTGCCCGTGCCCGACGGCGTCGACCTCGTCACCGCGGCCGCGCTGCCCGAGGTGACGTCGACGGTCTGGTCCAACGTCTTCATGATTTCCCACCTCAGGCCCGGCGAGACGTTCCTCGTGCACGGCGGCTCCAGCGGTATCGGGACCATGGCGATCCAGCTGGCGAAGGCCGTCGGCGCCAGGGTGGCGGTCACGGCGGGCACCAAGGAGAAGCTCGACTTCTGCGGGGAGCTCGGCGCGGACATCCTCATCAACTACCGCGAGCAGGACTTCGTCGAGGAGATCAAGAAGGCCACGGACGGCGCGGGCGCGGACGTCATCCTCGACAACATGGGCGCCAAGTACCTGGACCGCAACGTGCAGTCCCTCGCGGCCAATGGCCGTCTCGCGATCATCGGTATGCAGGGCGGCGTCAAGGGCGAGCTGAACATCGCCACGCTCCTCGGCAAGCGCGCCGCTGTCACCGCGACCTCCCTGCGGGGCCGCCCCGCCGAGGAGAAGGCGTCGATTGTCGCGGCGGTGCGCGAGCACGTGTGGCCGCTGATCGCCACCGGCCACGTACGGCCGATCGTCGACCAGACGGTGCCGATGAGTGACGCGGCGGCCGCCCATCGCGTCCTGGAGGAGAGCAATCACATCGGGAAGGTGCTGCTCGTCCGCTGA